The Chloroflexi bacterium ADurb.Bin180 sequence CCGTACCGCTGCGATGGCCGAGCTCGTGTGCAGCAACTCCCTGGGGTCCGACCTGGTTGACCGCGCCCCCGGGCTCCTCAAGGCCGAGCTGCGTTTCCTGCGCTCAGTCATCCTCTCTTGCGCCGACGAGACCGCAGTTCCCGCTGGAGGAGCGTTGGCCGTAGGCCGCGAGGCCTTTGCCGACCTGGTCACGCGGCGAATCGAGAGCCACCCACTCATCGAGGTGCGCCGCGAGCATCTCGAGCGCATTCCTGAAGAGGGGACGGTGGTCATCGCCACGGGCCCTCTGACCTCGCCGGCGTTGGCGGAACAGCTAGCGGCCTTTGCCGGAGCAGAGCATCTCTACTTCTACGACGCCATGGCGCCGATCGTTACCGTGGATTCGGTCGACATGAGCAGGGCCTTTCGGGCATCGCGCTACGACCGCGGCGAAGGCGACTATATCAACTGCCCGATGGATGAGGCCGAGTACGAGTGTCTTGTGGATGCCCTCCTGGAGGCAGAGACGATTCATCTGCACGATCTGGAGCACGAGAACCAGCACTTTTTCGAGGCCTGTCTGCCGGTGGAGGTTCTGGCACGGCGCGGGAGACAGGCCCTTGCTTTCGGGCCTCTCAAACCGATGGGCCTGATCGACCCACGCACGGGCAAGAGGCCCTATGCCGTGGTGCAGCTCAGGCAGGACAATCTGGCCGGCACGCTCTACAACCTGGTCGGCTTTCAGACGAACCTCAGGTGGCCAGAGCAGAAACGGGTCTTTAGCCTCATCCCGGGCCTGGAGAACGCCGTGTTCGTGCGCTTTGGCCAAATGCACCGCAACACCTTTCTCAACTCCCCGGCGCTGCTCGAGCCGACGATGCAGAGCCGCACTCGGCCTGGCCTGTTCTTTGGCGGCCAGATCACCGGCACGGAGGGCTACATCGGGTCGACGGCCAGCGGCTATGTGGCGGGGCTCAACGCAGCCAGGCTGGCTCTGGGTCAGCCCTTGCTTACGTTTCCCACCGAGACCATGATCGGCGCAATCTGCAACTATGTCGCGCGGGCCGACCCGACCAACTTCCAACCGATGAAGGTCAACTTTGGGCTGCTGCCTGCTCTGCAGCATCCCAAGAGGCGCAAGCGGGAGAGATACCAGTCCTTCAGCCAGCGAGCCCTCGAGACGTTGCAGCAGTTCGCCGCCAGCGAGCCACTCTTGCCAGCACAGTGAACATCCTCCGAAGCACGGTCGGCTTTGGAGCTGCTAGCCGAACGGGCTAGAATAGACCCTTGGGCACAGAGACATGCTGGCATTATCAACTGGCACGCTGCACAACTATGGTCTGGACCGGGTTTTCGCTCTGGCGCGAGAGGCTGGTTTTCAAGACATCGAGGTCATCGTCGACGCGCGGTGGGACACCCGTCAGAGGGGGTACCTTGACTCACTTCGCCAACGGCACGGCCTGCCCATCGTCTCGTTACACGCTCCCTTCCTGCCCGGCATCCAGGGCTGGAACAACGATCCAGTGGCGAGCCTCAAGAACACCGTACAACTGGCTGCTGACCTCCAGGTAGGGACCGTGGTCTGCCACGTGCCAATGCGTTGGCACTGGCTGAGCATCGATAGCAGCCTGCTCCGCCGAAGAGTAAGGGCACCGATCCTGTGGCCACGGTCGCACGGCGAACGAGCCAGGTCGCTGGCCGCAGTCCGGGAACTCGCCAGGCCGAACGTCGCTGTCTTGTTGGAGAACATGCCGGCATCCTTGTTCCTAGGTATTCGCTATGGTTTGTACGCACCGAACCGGCTCCAGGAGTTGGCCAAGCTCGGCGACCTCGTGCTGGACACAACGCACGTGGGAACGTGGGGCTGGGACCTCATGGAGGTGTACGAACAGCTCAAACCGCGGGTGCGACATGTCCATCTGTCGGACTATAACGGTCACGAGCACATCCCGCCCGGGAAGGGGAGCCTCCCACTGGCCGCTTTCCTCCGCGCGCTCGCTATCGACGGGTACGGCGGGAGCATAGTCGTGGAGAGCGGCCCG is a genomic window containing:
- a CDS encoding Xylose isomerase-like TIM barrel gives rise to the protein MLALSTGTLHNYGLDRVFALAREAGFQDIEVIVDARWDTRQRGYLDSLRQRHGLPIVSLHAPFLPGIQGWNNDPVASLKNTVQLAADLQVGTVVCHVPMRWHWLSIDSSLLRRRVRAPILWPRSHGERARSLAAVRELARPNVAVLLENMPASLFLGIRYGLYAPNRLQELAKLGDLVLDTTHVGTWGWDLMEVYEQLKPRVRHVHLSDYNGHEHIPPGKGSLPLAAFLRALAIDGYGGSIVVESGPEHFSPNDEKQIVAGLKACVDYCQTHFRKEVVV
- the trmFO gene encoding Methylenetetrahydrofolate--tRNA-(uracil-5-)-methyltransferase TrmFO, encoding MAEIKVVGAGLAGAEAAWQAAQRGVQVTLCEMRPAQMTPAHRTAAMAELVCSNSLGSDLVDRAPGLLKAELRFLRSVILSCADETAVPAGGALAVGREAFADLVTRRIESHPLIEVRREHLERIPEEGTVVIATGPLTSPALAEQLAAFAGAEHLYFYDAMAPIVTVDSVDMSRAFRASRYDRGEGDYINCPMDEAEYECLVDALLEAETIHLHDLEHENQHFFEACLPVEVLARRGRQALAFGPLKPMGLIDPRTGKRPYAVVQLRQDNLAGTLYNLVGFQTNLRWPEQKRVFSLIPGLENAVFVRFGQMHRNTFLNSPALLEPTMQSRTRPGLFFGGQITGTEGYIGSTASGYVAGLNAARLALGQPLLTFPTETMIGAICNYVARADPTNFQPMKVNFGLLPALQHPKRRKRERYQSFSQRALETLQQFAASEPLLPAQ